CGCCGTGCGCGGCGAGGCCGTGTACTCCGCCGCGAAGGCCGGTCTGGCCGCTTTCGCCGACGCCCTGCGCTACGAGCTGCGCGGCACCGGGGTGGGCGTCAGCCATGTGATCCCCGGCGCCGTAGACACGCCCTTCTTCGCCAGCCGGGGCGCCCCCTACACCAGGGCATGGCCGCGCCCGGTGCCGCCGGAGCGGGTGGCGGAAGCCGTCTGGACCGCGGTCCGGCACGGTCAGGACGAGGTGTACGTCCCCGGCTGGCTGCGTTTTCCCGCCCGTGTGCGCGGCGTCGCCCCCGGGCTGTACCGGCGGCTCGCCGCCCGCTTCGGATGAGCCGCCATGATCGCCGTCACGGTGCTGCTCGCCCTCCTGGCCGCCCTTACCAACGCGTCGGCGTCGGTGCTCCAGCGCGGGGCCGCCGTTCAGGAGCCGTACGAGGAGAGCGGGGCCGGTGGGGCGGGGGCCGCCGTGCGCCGGTTCGGGCGGCTGCTGCGGCGGCCGTACTGGCTGGCGGGGTCCGCGCTGCTGGCGGTCTCCGGGCTGCTGCAGGCCGGGGCGCTGGCCGTGGGCAGTCTGTCCCTGGTCCAGCCGCTGCTCGCCACCGAACTGATGTTCACCCTGGTCGTGGGCAGCGTGGTCTTCCGGCGTCGCCCGGGCCTGCGCACCTGGCTGGCCTTCGCCGCCCTCGCCGCCGGGCTGGCCGTCTTCCTCCTGGCGGCCGCCCCGGGCGCGGGCCGGCCGACCGCGCCGCCCCGGGCCTGGCTGCTGGGCGGTGGCGGGGCGCTCGGCGCGGTCGTGCTGTGCGTGGCCGCCGCCCGTCCGACGAGGGGCGCGCCCCGCGCTGCGCTGCTGGGGCTGGCCTCCGCCGTGTGCTTCGCCGCCACCGCCGCGCTGCTCAAGGAGGCCGTGGGGCGGCTCGGACAGGGACCCGCGGCGATGTTCACGCACTGGTCGCCGTACGCCATGGTCGGCGCCGGGATCGTCGCCTTCCTGCTGCTGCAGGGCGCGTTCGGCGCCGGTTCGCTCACCGCCTCCCAGCCCGCCCTCACCCTCGGCGACGCGCTCACCAGCGTCGTCCTCGGCTGGGCGCTGTTCGCCGAGACCGTCCACCTCGGGCTGAGGATGCTGCCGGAGGCGATCGGTGTCGCGCTCATCGGGGCGGGCAGCGTCGGGCTGGCCCGGGCACCGGCCGTCGGACGGGAGTGGGACACGTCCGCGCGGGGCGGCGACGGCACCGGCGATCGTCGGCATCGGGCACACCGGTGAGAACGCGTACAGGAAGGCAGGTCAGCGATGTCCCCGAGGTCCGGCCGTCCCTGGCGGACGGCGGCCGTCCTGGTGCCGGCCACCGTCGCCGCCGCACACATCGGACCGGCGGCCACCTGGCTCCCGGGAGTACGGCTGCCGCTGTTCCCGCGGCTCGCCGGCACCGGCCGCCGCCGGCACATCGCGCTGACCTTCGACGACGGCCCCGACCCCGCGTCCACGCCCCGCTTCCTCGACGCGCTGGACGAACTCGGCGTACGGGCCACCTTCTTCGTGCTCGGCGAGTCCGTGGTGCGCCATCCCGCGCTGGTCCGGGAGACCGCCCGGCGCGGGCACGAACTCGCGGTGCACGGCTGGACGCACGACCGTCCCTGGTGCCCGGCCCCCGCCCGGGACGCCGAGCAGGTCGCCCGGACCGTCCGCGCGCTGCACGACATCTCCGGCCGCCGGCCGCAGTGGTACCGGCCGCCCTACGGGATCCTCACCTCCGGACGCTGGCTGGCCGCACGGCGGGCCGGGCTGCGGCCGGTGCTCTGGTCGGCGTGGGGCAAGGACTGGAGGGCCGATGCCACCCCGGCGTCCGTGCGGGCCCTGGTCGCGGCGGACCTGCGCGGCGGCGGCACCGTCCTGCTGCACGACTCCGACCGGCTCGCGGCCCCCGGCTGCTGGCGCGCGGCCCTCGGCGCCCTGCCCGGCCTGGTGCGGGACTGCCGGCAGGCCGGCCTCTCGATCGGTCCCCTGCGGGACCACGTACCGCCGCACCCACGCTGAGCAGCCGTCCGTGACACCGCGTCAGAGCCGGGCCACGTACGCCATCGGATCGGCCCGGAACAGCGCCCGCCCCCGGGCCACCCGCTCCGCCCGCTCCCGGCCGCCCTCCCTGAGCCGGCCGAGGGCCGCGAGCAACCCCCGTGCGTCCGGGGCCAGCTCCGAGACGCCGAGGCCGGACATCCGCCGGACCCCGTCCACCCCGTGGCCGGGCAGCGGCCGGTACCCGATCACGGGCAGCCCGACGGCCAGAGCCTGTACGGCGGTCTGACCGGCCGCGTTGTCCACCAGGGCGTACGCCGCGGACAGCAGCCCCGGCATGTCCTCGACCCAGTCCAGGGCCAGCGCCCCGGGCACCCGGGCCACCCGTTCCCGCAGCCGCGGGTTGCGGCCGCACAGCACCACCGGAAGACAGCCGGCCCCGGTCAGCAGCCGGGCGGTGGCGTCCGGGCGGGACGCGGCACCCCAGGCGCCCGCGGACAGCAGGACCGGCGGCCGGCCGGGCGCCTGCCCGGCGAAGCGCTCCCGCCACCGGGCCGCCCCGGGCGCCGGCCCGCGGAACCCGGGCGCCACCGCCGGGCCGGTCGTCACCACCGGCGTGCCCAGCGCCGCGCGCACCTCGGCCGCCGCCCCGTCCGTGAGGCACAGGTACCGGTCGTTGCCCGGATGGAGCCACTGCCGGTGCACGGCGAAGTCGACCAGGAAGACGGCGCTCGGCACCCGCAGCCGGCCCCGCGCCCGGAGATGGCCGGTGAGCTGTGCCGCCAGATGGAAGACGGACACCACCACATCGGCGTCCAGCCGCTCCACGAGGTCCGTCAGCCGGTCACCGGCGAGCCGGGCCAGCGGCACCCCGCTCGGGCGCGGTCCGCTGCCGCCGCGCAGGAACGCGCCGTAGACACCGGCGTACGCCCACGGGAAGTGCCGTACGGACGCCTGGTAGGAGCGGCGCAACCCGCCGCCCAGGCCGTACGGCAGCAGTTGCAGGACGTCGGCCACCTGCGGTTCGTGCCCGTACGCGGCCGCTCGGCGGGCCAGTTCGGCGGCCACGGTGTCATGACCGGCTCCCATGCTCGCGCTGAGGATCAGCGGCCGCCGCCGGCCGCCCGGCGGGGCCGGCGGCGGGGAGGGCACCTCGGCAGGAGTACGCACGGGTTCCGATTCTCCGGTGCGCGCGGCCCGAAAACCCCCTCACTCCGACGCCGTGTCGCCCCGGCACGGCACCGGTGCGAGTTGCCCGGAGCCCGCCGGGGTGGATGAATCGGCTCAGGAGAGCGTGTGGGCGGTGAGCACGGGAGGAGCCGTGAGGTGGTGGCGGCGCGGCCTGCACCGCGCTTGGGAGTGGCTCAGGGCCGGGGCCCTGCTCGAACACGGCCGCGAGCTGGAACTGATGCACCGGGCCATGGGGTTCGCCACGCTGGCACTGGTGACGCTCGCTCCGCTGCTGATCGTGGTCGCCGCCGCCGATCCGCTGGTGCGGGGCGGTTTCGCCTCCTGGCTCACCGACGGCATGGGGCTGTCCGGGCGGTCCGCGCGCGTGGTCACCGATGTCATCAGCCCGCCGCGCAAGGTCATCGGCACCACCAGCGTCTGGGGTGCCGTCCTGCTGGCCGTCTTCGGCGTGGCCTTCGGCGGCAGCGTGCAGAACGCCTACGAACGGATCTGGGGCCTGGCCTCCGGCCCCTGGCACCGGGTCTGGCGGCAGGCGACCTGGCTGGTGGTGCTCACCGGCTACCTCTACCAGGAGGTGGCGACCAAGGCCGCGCTGCACGGGGGCCAGCGGATCGCGCTGTCCACGGTGAGCGGCATCGTCTTCTTCTGGTGGGGGCAGCGCTTCCTGCTGGGCGGCCAGGTCCGCTGGCGCGCCCTGCTGCCGGGCGCGCTCGCCACCGTCGTCGGCCTGGCCGGTCTGCGCGCCTTCTCCTACCTCGTCTTCACCCCGCTGATCGTCACCAACGCGCTCAGCTACGGCGCGGTCGGCACCGTCCTCGTGGTGGAGTCCTGGCTCATCGGCGTCGGCTTCGTCATCTACGGCGGTGCCCTGTTCGGCCGCTGGTTCACGGAGCACCACTGGATGCCGGTCCACCACGACCGAGGCGGCGAGACGGAGAAGCAGCGCCGCGGGAAGTACTGAGCGCTCCCGGCGGACGCTACGTCAGCTGGCGGCGCACCAGCTCGTGCAGCCGGCCCGTGGTGTCGGCGAGCAGCTCGGCCGGGCTGCCCTGCTGGACGACCTTGCCGTCCTCCATCACGATCACCCGGTCGGCGTCCAGGACCGTCGACAGGCGGTGCGCGATGACGACACGGGTGGCGTTCAGCTTGCGTGTGCTCTCGATGACGATGCGCTGGGTGTCGTTGTCGAGGGC
The genomic region above belongs to Streptomyces sp. CG1 and contains:
- a CDS encoding DMT family transporter, encoding MIAVTVLLALLAALTNASASVLQRGAAVQEPYEESGAGGAGAAVRRFGRLLRRPYWLAGSALLAVSGLLQAGALAVGSLSLVQPLLATELMFTLVVGSVVFRRRPGLRTWLAFAALAAGLAVFLLAAAPGAGRPTAPPRAWLLGGGGALGAVVLCVAAARPTRGAPRAALLGLASAVCFAATAALLKEAVGRLGQGPAAMFTHWSPYAMVGAGIVAFLLLQGAFGAGSLTASQPALTLGDALTSVVLGWALFAETVHLGLRMLPEAIGVALIGAGSVGLARAPAVGREWDTSARGGDGTGDRRHRAHR
- a CDS encoding polysaccharide deacetylase family protein, coding for MSPRSGRPWRTAAVLVPATVAAAHIGPAATWLPGVRLPLFPRLAGTGRRRHIALTFDDGPDPASTPRFLDALDELGVRATFFVLGESVVRHPALVRETARRGHELAVHGWTHDRPWCPAPARDAEQVARTVRALHDISGRRPQWYRPPYGILTSGRWLAARRAGLRPVLWSAWGKDWRADATPASVRALVAADLRGGGTVLLHDSDRLAAPGCWRAALGALPGLVRDCRQAGLSIGPLRDHVPPHPR
- a CDS encoding galactosyldiacylglycerol synthase, producing the protein MPSPPPAPPGGRRRPLILSASMGAGHDTVAAELARRAAAYGHEPQVADVLQLLPYGLGGGLRRSYQASVRHFPWAYAGVYGAFLRGGSGPRPSGVPLARLAGDRLTDLVERLDADVVVSVFHLAAQLTGHLRARGRLRVPSAVFLVDFAVHRQWLHPGNDRYLCLTDGAAAEVRAALGTPVVTTGPAVAPGFRGPAPGAARWRERFAGQAPGRPPVLLSAGAWGAASRPDATARLLTGAGCLPVVLCGRNPRLRERVARVPGALALDWVEDMPGLLSAAYALVDNAAGQTAVQALAVGLPVIGYRPLPGHGVDGVRRMSGLGVSELAPDARGLLAALGRLREGGRERAERVARGRALFRADPMAYVARL
- a CDS encoding ribonuclease BN, with translation MRWWRRGLHRAWEWLRAGALLEHGRELELMHRAMGFATLALVTLAPLLIVVAAADPLVRGGFASWLTDGMGLSGRSARVVTDVISPPRKVIGTTSVWGAVLLAVFGVAFGGSVQNAYERIWGLASGPWHRVWRQATWLVVLTGYLYQEVATKAALHGGQRIALSTVSGIVFFWWGQRFLLGGQVRWRALLPGALATVVGLAGLRAFSYLVFTPLIVTNALSYGAVGTVLVVESWLIGVGFVIYGGALFGRWFTEHHWMPVHHDRGGETEKQRRGKY